AGAAGAGCTCCGGGTCAGCCTGCAGGCAAGCGGCTTTGTCGCGCCAATCCATCGATGGGTACTCCTTAAAAGTGCAGAACCAGGCACGTCGAAGCGCCTGGTTCGGGATGGGGAAAGAGAAGAATGCGGGAGGCGCGCACCGCAATGTGCACGTCACTTCGACCTCGAATATGGTCGCATACTGGTACGGCCAAATCAAGGATTTTTCGGAGGCTCACACGTGACCACAGCAGGCCCGAACGGCCCCCGAGACGAGACCGGTCGGTCTGCCGAGACCCGTCGACCCGCCCTGCTCTGGGTCGTGATCGTCCTGCTCTCGGCGGAGTTCCTGCTCGTCGCCGCGACGGCGGTGTTCCTGCTCGTCGAACTGCTCGTGGCCCGCCCCGACTCCTACCCCTCGGCCGTCGCGATCTTCGTGCTCACCCTGCTGGCGACCGCCTGGCTCGGGTCCATCGTCGTCGGGACGCTGAGGGGTCGTGCCTGGATCCGTGGCGCGGCGATCGTCTGGCAGGTGCTGCAGTTCGCGGTCGGCATCGGCAGCCTGCAAGGCGTCTTCGCGAACCCGACCATCGGCCTCGCCCTCCTCGTGCCCGCCGTCGTCGTCGTCGTCCTGCTGCTCGTGCCGTCCGTCGTCGCCGCCACCTCGGCCCGCGACCAAGAGCCGCACGTCTACTGACGACCCTCGAACGCAGGAGGCGCGGTGCCGGTCCCGAGGACCGGCACCGCGCCCTTACGGAGCGACGCCACGTGCCCCGTCGCCTTCACGTTGTACAGCGGCAGCTCGACCGCGCCCTGCTCGTCGACCACGAACGTCGACCGGATCGTGCCCGTCACGATGCGCCCGTAGTTGTTCTTCTCGCCGTAGGCGCCGTACGCCTGGTGCACCGTCAGCTCGGGGTCGCTGAGCAGCGGGAAATTCAGCCCCTGCTCGTCCTTGAACTTCCGCAGGGCGGCGGGCTCGTCCTTCGAGACGCCCAGCACCTGGTAACCCGACGACTTCAACGAGTTGATGTTGTCGCGGAAGTCGCACGCCTCCGTCGTGCAGCCCGGCGTCGACGCCGCCGGGTAGAAGTACACGATGACCTTCTGCCCCGCGTAGTCGGCGAGCGAGACGGGCGAACCGCTCTCGTCGTCGAGGGTGAACGTCGGCGCGGCAGCGCCCTTCTCGAGCTTCGTGGACATGGTGCTCCGATCTGCGGGCGCCACGACGGCGCCGGTGGTTCTGAAGGGGTCAGAACTCATGCTAGTGTTGACCGTCGTTGCGAGAGATCGCAGCACGCACCTCTAGCTCAATTGGCAGAGCAACTGACTCTTAATCAGTGGGTTCTCGGTTCAAGTCCGAGGGGGTGCACGAAAGAATTGGGTCCCCCGTGTTCTGCTTCGCAGAACCGGGGGATTCTTTCGTCGTATGGGTTTGGTCCGCTCCGCGGACCGCGGCCCACCTCGCACGGGGAGCCAGCCGGGCCCGCCAGGTCGCCGTTGCACGGGGGAGGTGACGTCGCTTCGCTCGTCACCACGGGTGCAGGGGGTGACGTCGCTTCGCTCGTCACGGGGGGCAGGCGGGGGTGACATCGCTACGCTTGTCAGCGCGGGTGCGGGGGGTGACGTCGCTTCGCTCGTCACGGGGGGCAGGCGGGGGTGACGTCGCTTCGCTTGTCAGCGCGGGTGCGGGGGTGACGTCGCTTCGCTCGTCACGGGGGGGCAGCGGGGTGACTTCGCTTCGGTTGTCAGCGCGGGACAGGGGGAGGCGCGGGCTACCTCGAGGGGTGGCCCGCGCCTCCTGCGTCCGGGGTGGTGGGACTACTGGCCGTCGCGGGGGACCTGCGAGGCGGCGTCGCGGCCGGTCACCGGGTACGGGCCGGTCATGCCTTCACGGAGGCGGGCGGCGGCCAGGATGCGGTCGCGCTGCAGGTGCCAACCGAGCATCAGCAGGGGGATGATCACGACGAGCGACATGACCGTGAACGACCCGATCGGCCAGTCGATCGCCATCAGCACGACCACCGCGGCCAGGAACGCCAGCGTCAGGTAGCTCGTCACCGGTGCACCCGGCAACTTGAACGAGGGCTCCTTCGCCTTGCCCTCCTTCGCCCACTGACGAAGCCGCATCTGGCAGAGGATGATCGTGCCCCACGCCGTCAGGATGCCCAGCGACGCGATGTTCAACACGATCTCGAACGCCGTGTTCGCCCCGACGATCGCGTTCAGCACCACGCCCAACAGGGTGATGCTCGCGGTCAGCAGGATGCCGCCGAACGGCACCCCGCCCTTCGACATCTTCGTCGTGAACTTCGGAGCCGACCCGTTCATGCCCATCGAGTGCAGCACCCGACCGGTCGAGTAGAGCCCGGCGTTGAGGCTCGACAGCGCCGCCGTGACGACCACGAAGTTCATGATCGACCCCGCGATGTCGCCCACCTCGGGGCTGCCGATGCTGCTGAAGAACGTGACGAACGGGCTCTCGCCGGCCTTGTACGCCGTGTAGGGCAGCAGCAGCGACAGCAGCACCAGCGACCCGACGTAGAACACCGCGATGCGGATGATGACCGTGTTGATCGCCCGCGGCACGACCTTCTCGGGGTTCTGGGTCTCACCCGACGCCGTGCCCACCAACTCGATCGCCGCGTAGGCGAAGACGACGCCCTGCACCACGATCACGGCCGGCAGCAGGCCGTTCGGCAGGATGCCCGACGACGCCACCAGGCCCCAGCCGGTGTCGACCGCCGCGCCGTCGTGCGTCACGGGGAACGCCGCCGCGAGCCACACGACGCCGACCACGAGGAACACCACGAGGGCGGCGACCTTGATGATGGCGAACCAGAACTCCATCTCGCCGAAGACCTTCACGGCCAACAGGTTGACCGAGAGCACCACGGCGAGGGCGACCAGGGCCAGCAGCCAGTCGGGTGCCGCCGTGAACGCCGACCAGTAGTGCAGGTAGAGGGCCACCGCGGTGACGTCGACGATGGCCGTCATCGCCCAGTTCAGGAAGTACATCCACCCGGCCGCGTACGCGAACTTCTCACCGAAGAACTCGCGGGCGTACGAGACGAACGAGCCCGACGACGGGCGGTGCAGCACCAACTCGCCGAGGGCGCGCAGGATGAAGAAGGCGAAGACGCCGCAGATCGCGAACACGATCGCGAGCGCCGGGCCGGCCGACGCCAGCCGGCCGCCGGCACCGAGGAAGAGCCCCGTGCCGATCGCGCCGCCGATGGCGATCATCTGCAGCTGACGGGGCTTCAGGCCGTGCTGGAAGCCCTCTTGCTCGTGCGAGAAGTCTTGCGGGAGGTGGGTCTCGGTGGAGGCGTCGCCGCCCCCGTTCGTGGGACTCGTCATCGCTCGACCGTAGCCTCTATCGGTTTCGTCCGCATCACCGCCGCGAGCCGGGCGAACCCCCAGGAGGCGCGGTGCCGATTCACATCCGCATAACGAATGGGTGACGATCGACATGCCCGGAGGCATGGGCGACACGCCGGGACGGGGTACACCAGGGGTCCCGTCCGGGCGGGTTCGCAATTCGGATGAACGACGGATGTCGGCTACGGTCGTGGAGGCTCGGGAGACCGGGCCCGTCATCATCAGGACGCGCCGACCGATGGTCCGACCAGTTCGGGTTCCGGTCGTCGTACGGTCTGGTGGCGCGAGGGTCCGGTCCCATGACCGACCCGGCGGAGGTCAGGTTCGCCCCGTGACATCACGGTGGGCTTGAGCCGACACGGTCCGCACGCGTCGTCGACCCGTCCGCCCGACCCGATCGCCGCCGACGGCGAGCCGGCCCGAGCGGCCGGTGCCCCTTCGGCGTGCCTGGAGACACCTGTGACCACTACGCCAGCCGTGCGTGCCCGGAACCTGTACAAGGTGTTCGGCCGCCGACCCAAGGACGCCGTCGCCCGACTCGAGGCCGGCGCCTCACGTGCCGAGGCCGCGGGCCTCGGCACCGCAGCCGTCATCGACGCGTCGTTCGACGTCCAGCCCGGCGAGATCTTCGTCGTGATGGGGCTGTCCGGCTCGGGCAAGTCGACGCTCATCCGCATGCTGAACGGCCTGCTCGAGCCCACGTCCGGTTCGGTCGAGGTCGCGGGCTCCGCGATCTCGGACGTCCCGGCCAAGCGGCTCCGCGAGGTGCGTCGGCAGAACGTGTCGATGGTGTTCCAGCACTTCGCCCTGCTGCCGCACCGCACCGTCATCGACAACGTCGCCTACGGCCTCGAGGTGCAGGGGATCGCGAAGGCGGCCCGTCTGGCCAAGGCCCGCGAGGTCACCGAGATCGTCGGCCTCGCCGGCTGGGAGGACAAGCTGCCGAGCCAGCTCTCGGGCGGCATGCAGCAGCGCGTCGGCCTGGCCCGCGCCCTCGCCGCCGAGACCGACATCCTGCTGATGGACGAGGCGTTCTCGGCCCTCGACCCGCTGATCCGCCGCGAGATGCAGGAGCAGCTCGTCGAACTGCAGGCGAAGCTCGGCAAGACGATCGTCTTCATCACCCACGACCTGAACGAGGCGATGTTCCTCGGTGACCGCATCGCCGTGATGCGCGACGGCCGCATCGTGCAGATCGGCACGCCCGAGGACATCCTCACCGACCCGGCCAACGACTACGTCGCCCAGTTCGTGCAGGACGTCGACCGGGCGCGCGTCCTCACGGCGGCCAGCGTCATGGAGCCCGCCCGGGCGGTCGTCCCGCTCACGGTCGGCCCCCGCGGCGCCCTGCGGTCGCTGCGCGACCTGCAGACCGCCGCCCTGTTCGTCACCGGCCGCGACCGCAAGCTCCTCGGCTGGGTGCGCGACCGCCACGTCATGCGCCAGGTCAAGGCGAACGACACCGACCTCGCGGCCATCGTCAACGCCGAGTTCTCGAAGGTCGGACCCGACGCGGCCCTCGTCGACCTCTTCGAGCTGGCCGTCGAGAGCCCGCTGCCGATCGCCGTCGTCGACGACGCCGACCGCCTGCTCGGCGTCATCCCGCGCGTCACCCTGCTCGCGGCGCTCGGCAACGTCGACACGACCACCTCGCCCATCCCCGTGCTCGAGCCCGTCACCCGCATCTCGGACGTCGAGCTCGACGCCACCCTCGAAGGAGCCACCCGATGAACGAGTACCTCCGCATCCCCTTCGGCTCCTGGGTCTCGGACGTCGTCGACTGGATCACCACCAACCTCGGCGGCTTCTTCGACGTGATCCGCCTGGTCTTCACGTTCTTCTACGAGTGGGTCGCGTACTTCCTGAGCGCGCCTCCGTTCTGGGCGGTCGTCATCGTGATCGCGGCCCTCGCCTTCGTCGCGAAGGGCTGGAAGTTCTCGGTCGGCACGGCCGTCGGCCTGCTGTTCATCGGCACGGTCAACCAATGGGACAACGCGATGTCGAGCCTCGCCCTCGTGCTCGTCGCCAGCACGCTCGCGATCGCGCTGAGCATCCCGCTCGGCGTGCTCGCCGCGAAGTCGACCGTGGCGTCGCAGATCATCCGGCCCGTGCTCGACTTCATGCAGACGACGCCCGCGTTCGTCTACCTCATCCCGGCCCTGCTGCTGTTCCGCGTCGGCGTCGTGCCCGGCATCGTCGCGACCATCGTCTTCGCCATGGCCCCCGGCGTCCGCCTGACCGAGCTCGGCATCCGCGGAGTCGACAAAGAGGTGGTCGAGGCCGGCCAGGCGTTCGGCTCGTCGCCGTGGCGCATCCTGCGACAGATCCAGCTGCCGCTCGCGAAGCCCAGCATCATGGCCGGCGTCAACCAGGTCATCATGCTCTCGCTGTCGATGGTCGTCATCGCCGGCATGGTCGGCGCGGGCGGGTTGGGCGGCGACATCGTCGCGAGCCTCAACCGCATCGACGTCGGGTTGGGCGCCGAGGCCGGCATCTCGGTCGTCATCCTGGCGATCGTCCTCGACCGCATGACCGCGGCGCTCGGCTCCGACCGTCGCGGCCGGCGGCTGGCGCGGGCGCAGAACCGCCGTTCGGTCCCGCCGACCCCGGCGCCCGACCGCGCAGAGGCCGAGCAGCCCCTGCCCCCCGCCGACCGCCGCGAACCCGCGACGGCCTCGGCCTAGACCCCGACCACCTGCGGGACGGGAGCAGCACTCGCCCACCCGACCCGCGCCTCCTGCACCACCCGAAAGGACCACATGAAGAAGCGCACCATCGCCGCATCGATCGCCCTCGGCACCACCGCCGTCCTCGGACTCACGGCCTGCTCGCCCCCCGGCAGCAGCTCGTCGGCCGACGCCGAGACGCTCGACAACGGCGACCAGGCCGTCGTCGACCTCGCCGTGTTCAACGGCTGGGACGAAGGCATCGCGGCCTCGTGGCTGTGGAAGACCGTCCTCGAGGAGAAGGGCTACACGGTCAACCTCAAGCCGGCCGACGTCGCTCCCGTCTACAGCGGCCTCACCACCGACGACTACGACGTCGTGCTCGACACCTGGCTGCCCACGACCCACGCGTCGTACATCGAGCAGTACGGTGACGACCTGACCGACCTCGGCGCCTGGAACGACGGCGCCAAGCTCGCGGTCGCCGTGAACGAGGACGCCCCGATCGACTCGCTCGACGAGCTGGCGGCCAACGCCGACCTATTTAACGGCAAGATCGTCGGCATCGAGCCGGGGGCCGGCCTCACGGCCGCGGTCCAGGACGAGACGATCCCCACCTACGGCCTGGACGACATGCAGCTGCAGACCTCGTCGACCGCCGCCATGCTCACCGAGCTGAAGAGCGCGACCGACGCGGGCGAGAACATCGTGGTCACGCTCTGGAGCCCGCACTGGGCCTACGACGCCTTCCCGATCAAGGACCTCGCCGACCCCGAGGGCACCCTGGGCGACGCCGAGGGCATCCACTCGTTCGGTGGCAAGAGCTTCACGGCGAACTTCCCGCAGCTGACCGAGTGGCTGCAGGGCTTCGACATGGACACCGAGACCCTGTCGTCGCTCGAGAACGCCATGTTCAACGGTGACGCGGTCGACGGCGACGACTACGCCCCCGTCGTCGAGAAGTGGATCTCCGAGAACCAGGACTACGTCGACGGCCTCACCAGCTGATCCGATCCCTGCACGACGTCGCCCCGGCCGAGCCCCGCTCGTCCGGGGCGACGTCGTGTCGGGCGATCGGCCGGGTGACGCGGAGCCGGGTGAAAGCACAGCCGGACGACACCCGACGCACAGCCAACCCCGAGGTCACACCCCGGGAGGCGCGGGTAGCGTCGTCTGCGGACGTCACCGAGGCGCCCCCGCACCGCCCGCACCTGCACCACGAGAGGCATCACCCGTGAGCACCACCGCACCGACCGACGTCCTGAGGAGAATGGCCCGCGTCATCACGCGCACCGTCTCGTCCGACCTCGTCCAGGTGTCGACTCCCGACCGCGTGCTCGGCCACGTCCGGGCCGAGCAGGGCACGTTCGTCGCGCTGCGCGGTGCCGACCCCCGCTGGGGCGAGGTCGTCGGACGGTATCCCTCCGAGGGACTGGCCCTCGAGGCCCTGCGTCAGCGCAAGCGCTCGATCTGAACCACCGCTGCGCCGAGTCGTCCCCGAGCGGCCCCCCGGGGCGGTCCTGACGGACGCTCGGGCGGCTAGTCGCCGACGCCGGCGAAGAACGACGTGAGCTGGCGCGTGATGCGGTCGCGCGCCTCCTCGTCCGAGATGGTGGCCGAACCGTCGCCCGACTGCTCGCCGTAGCTGCCGAACTGTGCGTGGTTCGACCCGTCGATCTCGACCACCGAGGCGCTGCCCGGCAGCATGTCGCGGTAGTTCGCGATCTTCGCCGGAGTGCTCAGACCGTCCTCGGAACCACCGAGGCTGAGGACCGCCAGCTCGTCGTCGTCCGAGAGGTCGGTGGTCGCGCAGTACGAGCCGAGGAGCACCAGCGCGTCCACCGTCCGGTCGTCGGCGGCGTACTGACAGGCGCGCACGCCGCCGAGCGAGTGGCCGCCGACGGCCCATTCGTCGACCTCGGGGGCGAGGTCGGTGAACGTCGACAGCGGACGGGGGTCGAGGATGCCGAATCCGAGCGTGGGTCGTTCGACGACGACGGTGACGCCGGTGGCGACGAGCCCCGCGAAGGTCTGCTCGTAGGCCTGCGGGTCGACCCGGGCACCGGCGACGAAGACGAGACCCTGGCCGGTGGCGGTCGTCTCGGCCGGTCGCATCACGACCGTGTCGGGCCTGCTCGTCACCTCGACCCCTTCGTCGGCGGACACCGAGGCGAGCGAGGCGGCCGTCGCCGACATCGGCGTCTTGGCCCACACGAAGAACCCCGTGGCGGCGAGCACGACGACGGCGAACGATCCGAGGGCCACTCCCTTGAGCACGCGTCGTCGTCGTGAGCGGTGACGCCGGTGCGTCGAGGGCGTGGCGGACTCGTGACGGGAAGCTGTGGATCGTCTCACCGTTCCATCGTCCCAGCGTCGAGCCGGGACGGAGCCGTGCGTCATGCGTCAGGCTCGGGGGATGCCCTGGATACAACTCGTCATCTCGCTCGTCGCCGCCGTCGTCCTCACCTTCGTCGTCTCGGCCGTCGTCGGTGCGGTCGTCGGCGTGGTCGCGAAGCGCAAGGAGTGGGCGCAGGCGTTCGTGAAGCGCATGCGCCGCCCGTTCCGCGCGACGCTGCTCGTCGTACTGCTCGTCGTCGCCCTGACCACGTCGTTCGACTCGCTGCTGCCCGCCGACTACCCGGGGGAGGGCTGGGTCTCGCAGTCCTTCCGGTGCGCCATCATCGTCGTCGTGGCCTGGTTCGTGGGCGCCCTGGCGATCTTCTTCGAGGACCTCGGGCTGTCGCGCTACCGGGTCGACACCCCCGACAACCGGGTGGCCCGTCGTGTCCGGACGCAGGTGCTCATCCTGCGCCGGCTGACCGTGGCCCTCATCGTGATCCTCGCCGCGGGCACCGTGCTGCTCGGGTTCCCGGGTGTCGAGGCGGTGGGCGCGAGCGTCCTCGCCAGCGCGGGGCTGGTCTCGGTCGTCGCGGGCCTCGCGGCGCAGTCGACGCTGGCCAACGTCTTCGCCGGCATCCAACTGGCCTTCAGCGACGCGATCCGCATCGACGACGTCGTCGTGGTCGAGGGGCAGTGGGGCCTGATCGAGGAGATCACGCTCTCGTACGTGGTCGTGCACATCTGGGACGACCGCCGACTCGTGCTGCCGTCGACCTACTTCACGACCACGCCGTTCGAGAACTGGACGCGGCGCAACAGCGAGCTGCTCGGCGCGGTCGAGTTCGACCTGGACTGGCGCGTCGACCCGGGCGCCATGCGGAAGGAGCTCGACGTGATCCTCGCGGGCACCGACCTCTGGGACGGGCGCACCAAGGTGCTGCAGGTCACCGACGCCCAGGCCGGCTACGTGCGCGTCCGCGTGCTGGTCACGGCGAAGGACGCCCCGACCCTGTTCGATCTGCGCTGCCTCGTCCGCGAGGACCTCATCGCCTGGCTGCACGCGAAGAGCCCGCAGTCGATCCCGCGGACGCGGGTGCAGATGGTCGAGGCCGAACCGGTGCCGACCGGGCGGGCTCCCCGCTCGACGTCGGACGCCTCGGGCCTGTTCAGCGGCGACAACGCCGACTCCGAGCGCACCGCTCTCTTCACGGCGGCCATCCCGATCCACGACATCGCCGAGTACGAGGCCTCGCTCGGTGCCGAGGCGGAACACGACCCGCACGTCGCGGGCCGACCCGGCGACCTGCCTGCAGGCCGTCCCGACGGCGATCCCGCGGGGCCGACGCGCGGCGTCGGCGAGCGTCGCTGACGCGACCCCACGGACGAGGAGGCGCGCCCCGCC
This genomic interval from Frigoribacterium sp. Leaf415 contains the following:
- the bcp gene encoding thioredoxin-dependent thiol peroxidase, coding for MSTKLEKGAAAPTFTLDDESGSPVSLADYAGQKVIVYFYPAASTPGCTTEACDFRDNINSLKSSGYQVLGVSKDEPAALRKFKDEQGLNFPLLSDPELTVHQAYGAYGEKNNYGRIVTGTIRSTFVVDEQGAVELPLYNVKATGHVASLRKGAVPVLGTGTAPPAFEGRQ
- a CDS encoding amino acid permease; amino-acid sequence: MTSPTNGGGDASTETHLPQDFSHEQEGFQHGLKPRQLQMIAIGGAIGTGLFLGAGGRLASAGPALAIVFAICGVFAFFILRALGELVLHRPSSGSFVSYAREFFGEKFAYAAGWMYFLNWAMTAIVDVTAVALYLHYWSAFTAAPDWLLALVALAVVLSVNLLAVKVFGEMEFWFAIIKVAALVVFLVVGVVWLAAAFPVTHDGAAVDTGWGLVASSGILPNGLLPAVIVVQGVVFAYAAIELVGTASGETQNPEKVVPRAINTVIIRIAVFYVGSLVLLSLLLPYTAYKAGESPFVTFFSSIGSPEVGDIAGSIMNFVVVTAALSSLNAGLYSTGRVLHSMGMNGSAPKFTTKMSKGGVPFGGILLTASITLLGVVLNAIVGANTAFEIVLNIASLGILTAWGTIILCQMRLRQWAKEGKAKEPSFKLPGAPVTSYLTLAFLAAVVVLMAIDWPIGSFTVMSLVVIIPLLMLGWHLQRDRILAAARLREGMTGPYPVTGRDAASQVPRDGQ
- a CDS encoding quaternary amine ABC transporter ATP-binding protein; protein product: MTTTPAVRARNLYKVFGRRPKDAVARLEAGASRAEAAGLGTAAVIDASFDVQPGEIFVVMGLSGSGKSTLIRMLNGLLEPTSGSVEVAGSAISDVPAKRLREVRRQNVSMVFQHFALLPHRTVIDNVAYGLEVQGIAKAARLAKAREVTEIVGLAGWEDKLPSQLSGGMQQRVGLARALAAETDILLMDEAFSALDPLIRREMQEQLVELQAKLGKTIVFITHDLNEAMFLGDRIAVMRDGRIVQIGTPEDILTDPANDYVAQFVQDVDRARVLTAASVMEPARAVVPLTVGPRGALRSLRDLQTAALFVTGRDRKLLGWVRDRHVMRQVKANDTDLAAIVNAEFSKVGPDAALVDLFELAVESPLPIAVVDDADRLLGVIPRVTLLAALGNVDTTTSPIPVLEPVTRISDVELDATLEGATR
- a CDS encoding ABC transporter permease, which codes for MNEYLRIPFGSWVSDVVDWITTNLGGFFDVIRLVFTFFYEWVAYFLSAPPFWAVVIVIAALAFVAKGWKFSVGTAVGLLFIGTVNQWDNAMSSLALVLVASTLAIALSIPLGVLAAKSTVASQIIRPVLDFMQTTPAFVYLIPALLLFRVGVVPGIVATIVFAMAPGVRLTELGIRGVDKEVVEAGQAFGSSPWRILRQIQLPLAKPSIMAGVNQVIMLSLSMVVIAGMVGAGGLGGDIVASLNRIDVGLGAEAGISVVILAIVLDRMTAALGSDRRGRRLARAQNRRSVPPTPAPDRAEAEQPLPPADRREPATASA
- a CDS encoding glycine betaine ABC transporter substrate-binding protein, encoding MKKRTIAASIALGTTAVLGLTACSPPGSSSSADAETLDNGDQAVVDLAVFNGWDEGIAASWLWKTVLEEKGYTVNLKPADVAPVYSGLTTDDYDVVLDTWLPTTHASYIEQYGDDLTDLGAWNDGAKLAVAVNEDAPIDSLDELAANADLFNGKIVGIEPGAGLTAAVQDETIPTYGLDDMQLQTSSTAAMLTELKSATDAGENIVVTLWSPHWAYDAFPIKDLADPEGTLGDAEGIHSFGGKSFTANFPQLTEWLQGFDMDTETLSSLENAMFNGDAVDGDDYAPVVEKWISENQDYVDGLTS
- a CDS encoding alpha/beta hydrolase; this translates as MLKGVALGSFAVVVLAATGFFVWAKTPMSATAASLASVSADEGVEVTSRPDTVVMRPAETTATGQGLVFVAGARVDPQAYEQTFAGLVATGVTVVVERPTLGFGILDPRPLSTFTDLAPEVDEWAVGGHSLGGVRACQYAADDRTVDALVLLGSYCATTDLSDDDELAVLSLGGSEDGLSTPAKIANYRDMLPGSASVVEIDGSNHAQFGSYGEQSGDGSATISDEEARDRITRQLTSFFAGVGD
- a CDS encoding mechanosensitive ion channel family protein gives rise to the protein MPWIQLVISLVAAVVLTFVVSAVVGAVVGVVAKRKEWAQAFVKRMRRPFRATLLVVLLVVALTTSFDSLLPADYPGEGWVSQSFRCAIIVVVAWFVGALAIFFEDLGLSRYRVDTPDNRVARRVRTQVLILRRLTVALIVILAAGTVLLGFPGVEAVGASVLASAGLVSVVAGLAAQSTLANVFAGIQLAFSDAIRIDDVVVVEGQWGLIEEITLSYVVVHIWDDRRLVLPSTYFTTTPFENWTRRNSELLGAVEFDLDWRVDPGAMRKELDVILAGTDLWDGRTKVLQVTDAQAGYVRVRVLVTAKDAPTLFDLRCLVREDLIAWLHAKSPQSIPRTRVQMVEAEPVPTGRAPRSTSDASGLFSGDNADSERTALFTAAIPIHDIAEYEASLGAEAEHDPHVAGRPGDLPAGRPDGDPAGPTRGVGERR